The genomic interval GAGAACACTCTGTGGCTGGCTTAATCTAGAAAACTCCAGGAGATAAAGCCCAGATTTCTGGCCTCCTGAAAGGTTAGAGACTTAACTCATAAAGAGCAACTGGGACCTCCCAGGACCACCGCCCTTCTCCCGTCTCTAATCACACTTCTCCGACTCTGCGCCACGCGCACGCGCTTTCGCAAAGCACGCAAGCTACCCCCGACTCGCTGGGGCTGCGTTCTGATCCGCCCGCCGTAGCAGCTAGCGCATCTCCGGAGACTCTGCCTCCCGATGCCTTCCCAGGACACCAAGCGGTTCATCTTTGACAAGTGATTCTCCTGGGCTGTTGACAGCCCGCCCGACCGGGCGTCTCAGAACCTGGAGCGCCCAGCGAACGCTACCAGTGACGCGCGCCCCGCCCGCAGACGACTCCAAGCCGCCGTGTCCAGCTGTCCACGCAGGGAGGCGAGCAGGCTCCGGCGCGCCACGAGCTGCTCCCGCCAGCCGCTGGAGCTCGAGGCCGGGACGCTGGGCGGGGCCGCGGCCTCCCGCGCTCTTCTTCTGCCCGAGGCCGTGTGCCCGCGTCCGCGCCCACGCCGGGCTCCGGGGCCGCGCGCGGCGATTGGGCGGCGGGCGTGACGTCACCGCGCCGTGGCTCGCCGTGGTTGCGGAGCTGGCCGCCGCCCGCGCGCCGCTCGAGCAGCGGGAGCGGGAGCGGGAGGCGAGCGGAGCGGGCGCGCGCCGAGCTCCCCAACACCCGCGCTCGGGATCGCTGCCTACCACGCGCGCCCTGTCGCCCGCCGCCTGCCGCTCTCCGCGCGCGGCCCCGGCGCGGATTTGAAAAGCCCGGTCCGCGGGCGACTTGAGGCGGCAGCCAATCAGCAAAGCGCACTTTTCCCGCGGCTTCTGGGGGCGGCGGCGGCCCCGGCGGCTGCGGCGGCGGGCGGGAGGCGCGGGGGCGGGGTCGGCGCCGCGCGCGGAGAGCCTCGGCCTGGCCGCGCTGcgcccgccgctgccgccgccgccgccccctcctgcctccctgccctccgCGGCCTCGCGTCCGCTGTCGCCGCCGCTGCCGTCGCCGGACAGCCGCTGCCGGACAGCAGCCGGAGGATGCGTTGCAGCGTAGGTCACTGGGGCCGCCGGCCAACCGCCGCGGGAACTAACCGCTGGCTGGGGAAGGGAGGCCGGGCCGGGAGGCCGGGAGATCGAGGCCCGAGGGCTGAGGGGGAGGCTTGAGGGGCTGAGGGCCGGGCGCCGGGGACAGGCCGGAGGAGGACGCGCGGCCTGAGGCGAGGGTGGAGGATCGGAAGGCTGGGAAAACGGGGCCTGAAGCGCCGGTCGGACGCGCACGGCCAGCGACGGCTAACGGGGCGGCGGGCGCGCGGCCATGTTGGGCCCGCTGGCCGGGGCTGCACCTGTGCCCGGCCGGCGGGCGGCCGCCTTTGTTCCCGCGGCGCCCGGCGGGCCGAGCAAGTCTTTGTGCGGCGCAGGGCGCGGGGCCGGGTGGCACGGTGGGAGGGGCGGCCGGGTGGACCGAGGGGCGCTTTTTGTGTGCGGAAGCGTCCGGCGTTGACACTTGGGACGCCGGCCGTTGGTCAGCGCGGCGCCGCGGTCGCCGGCCCTTGCCGGGCCTCGCAGGTGGAGACGAGGCAGGCTGGACCCGCGGACCCGCCCGGGGCTGTGGCCGCGCCTCACAGGGCGCGCTCCCTCGCCTGGGATGCAGCTCTCAGCCTAGAAGGCGCAGGGCGCGGCGAGCCGGACCGTGACGACCAAGCGGCTGGCTACTGCCTTGGTTTTAAATCTCGGCATTTAAAAGATGTTCGGTTTGAGTTTCGGTGAGAAGAAAATGGATGAGGTTGTTGCATAGGACCCGTCGCAACATTgagcttttcttccttctcagctcaGGACGTGGTTTGACATTGACGACGAAACGGTATGAAATCGGATGGTCTGACGGGAATCATTTTCAGGTAGATAATTGGAGGGGTGTGTATTTTATAACGGACCCTGTAAAGAGACCAGCGGGAGTTCAGAATTAGGTTAGAGAAGTTCCTAAGTACTGCCAGTTTAATTCAAGACTTTGAAGGCCTTGACTTTTAAAGACATTGACTTAATTCTAAGATCGTGTGTGGATGTTaattctattttatgtatttgaaataaGATATCACTATAGAAAGTTAGGAAACATCtcacttaggaagctgagactTTTAACTGgcatattttccatgttttaagTTCTGGTACTTAAGTcgatgtaatacacacacacacacacacacacacacacaaatacagaaagTAGCATGGAGAGAGCAGGTTCTGTAAACACAGCTCTTTCTGTGTGTTCTCCCATTCCCCAGcaccctgagttcaaatcataACTGTTGGCTAGAGATGGAGAGGATTCACACTTTGTACATTCGCTTACTTTgagtcatttccttttctttccttccattttcttctctgcccAGCAGCCTTCATTTTTGGTTTGATGGCTCAAAGTGTGTGGACTTAATATTTGCTTGCCAATTTCTGTAAGCTTTTGTGAATGACTCTTACATATTCAGAACAAAAATcctcctcttttggcctctgattCTAAGAGTCAGCAtatagtgaatttttaaaaaagtaatggaCAATTCTCATGTGTTCACAGATGTGATATATTCATTGTAATGTTATAAACTGGCATAACTCGAAGTTTGTAGggacaaagagaaaaacagtaaGACTACAAGTGAGAGTACTAGGTTATTTTTGTGCAACCACGCTATACAGGGCTGTTAAGCCACTGCCTGCAGAAATGTGAGGAACCAAAAGAAGACTTAAGTCAGAACTGCAGAGTGAGTCAGGCATTAGAGACCCTGTGGGTTCCTTAAGGAAGGAGTCTAGCTTTTCATCTATTCAGACATCCTTCCAAGAAGTACTCAGGCTTTAAAAAGGTTTACTCACACGGCAGAATGGGAACTAATTAGTTACTTCCTTTTTTTACAGTTTTGACAATTCAGTGTAAAACATGAATGTAGATGGAATTAGACTAAGATGTGCTGGTGAAAAGATAGGAAATGCTAGTTAAAGTGTCCAATATGAGCTGTAGGGATTGAGTTTCCTTACCAAGTAATAGCACGTGTAAAAAAAATTGTGCTAAAATGAGCCGATGAATATAATTTGAATTTATTATGCtttttaattctttcaaataACTTTTTTGAGTGAGTGCTTTAATTAATGATaattgaaaacagattttttttttgaaacagggtcttggtAAGTTACTATGGCTGCCTAGAACTTACTGCatagactaggatggccttgaactttgaacAGTCCTCATAGTACTGAAATTTGAAGCATGAAGGGCTATGCCCAGGTATTGTGTGTATCTATTAAAGACTGAGCCCTGGACCTTGAGCATTAGGCAGGTTCtcaactactgagctacatctttagtctGATGAAGTCTTTATGTTTACATATTCcaatattgtgttttattttctggcAAATTGCTCAAAGACTATAGAATACATACAATTTTATATAAGTATTTTAGTCTCCTGGCTGCACTCTTTTTCAGTATAATCAGAGTATCTCTCTCCCCAAATTTGTGGTGATCTGTCTTCACTCCAGAAGGAGTTGTTGTTGGGTCTGGGCCACTGATTATTCTACATCGCAAGCATACAGCTTTGTAATGGCTTTTTTCACCTTTTGGGTAAATTCTTGAACATGGTACTCTGTTAGTTTTGGGCACCCTGGTTTCTGCTTTTTACTTTTTCACATCAGAAGTTCAGTTAAATACTATTAAGTGGACATAGTTTAGGATAAGCAACCCATTTGCTCTTAGCATATGACCTGTTAGCCTCTCTTTAAGCCATGTTGGAAGAGAAAAGTTCCAGGAAGCTGAATATGAAAGAGAGTTGAGCTGAGGTCCCTCTTTAATCTTAGCTTGAGCTTTATTCTAGAAACCAAGCCCTGTGGTTCCTGCCTGTTTTGGAAGGCTCTTGTAGGCATGATTTTACTCAATCTTATGGCTTTCCTTTCTCTGATCTCTCCTAGCTGTGATAAACAAATGTATGTGGTAGCTGAGGGGTCAGTTTGCTAGTTTTTGCTGATGCTAAATGGAGATAGTTTTTGAAACATTGCAAGTATTCAAGTGCAACAAATAAGGAGGAGCAAGAGTCTATTGTTTCTCGTTTATTTCTCTGTATCACTAGGCTAGGCAAAATGAATTTAAGGTATAAAAGCAAAAGGAATCACTTAGGCACTAGATTACTCCCATGTTTACAAACTATCAGTATGGTTTATTAGTTTCTCTAAGAATGGTTATTTATACTGAACATTGTGGGAGAAAAAGATTTTGATGTTAGACCCaggagatctaacaccctcttttggtctcACTTtcattctcattctttctctctctctttcttttcttttcttttcttttcttttcttttcttttcttttcttttctttctctctctctctctctctctctctctctcccttccttccttccttccttcctccctccctccctccctccctccctccctctctctctcacacacacacatacacctcatttaaataaagtaatgaattaatcttaaattttttaaaattaggatttatgtgtgtgtgtgtgtgtgtgtgtgcgcgcgcgcgcgcatgcatgccAGTGCCCAGTGAGGCCAGGAAAGAGCATCtgaccctctggagctggagttagaggtgattATGAACCTCTCAACATGGgttttgggaatcaaactcaggtctactTGAAGAGCAGCAGGCCCTCTTAACCACTATGTAATTTCTTTGGTTCCCCcatctgtcttttatttatttgtctgtctgtgtgcacgaGGTCAGTAAACAGTTTTCACGACTTCTTTCACTCTGGGGTCTAGGGTTTGAATTTAGGGCACCAGGATTGCACTTTTACTTGCTTAGGCGTCTTGTCAGCCCATCTTACCTTCTTTTGTCCATGCTTCCTCTTGAGCCTTTGAGTGGTTAATTTTTATTACTCTTTCCCAGCTTATACATGCTCTGCCGTGTGTTCATGGACTCACTCTTCCTTCAGTGACGTCTTAACTTGAGCCTCATACGGGAAGCCTCTATTTTGGAAGCAACCTGTTTTGGAAGGCTCTTGTAGATAAGATTTCAGTATTTGTGACTTCCTTCATCTTTTCCTGGTCTCTATTACTATTTTAGCTATACCTCTTGCTTGCTCTAAACACTAGTCCCACTGTGCCTTAGACCACTGGAATACTGTTTGTTCTGTCTGTAGTATTCTCCAAGTGTCTGTGTGACTTGATTTTTACCTCTCAGAGATTTTTACCCATTTTACTAGTTTAAAATATTCCCTTGATCCTGTGTATGGTGTGGcttattcctttaatcccagcactcaggaggcaggagtaggatctcttgagttcctgACCAGTCAGGCCTATTTAGTGAGTTCTAGATCAGCCAGGCCTATATggtgagcccctgtctcaaaaaacaaacacacttgTCTGGCATTTCATTCAGTCTTAGCATTTTCTCCATAGCTCAATGTGTTTTGCTTGTCCTTCCTGTCTCCATTGATATCTGTGTAGGTGGGGATTTGGTCTTTTAGTTTTCATCCTCAGTAACTAAAATGATATCTGAAGACTGGCAGATATGCACTGGTGATTTGAATGAACCATCATTCAGTGCTCATATGATGATGATAAAGTGATGTTGATGAAGGAGTTTGTGTGAACATACTTGAGAAAGAGGAGAGCCAAGGACTGGTGGGAGAGGTCAGTGAGGAAGCCTGCAGATCAGGACTAGGATAGAGTAGTAGATATGATAAGAGGTGGGGATAGGAAGAAAGGACAGATGCCAGAGGAAGAGCTGATGTgtattttttcaagacaaggtttctctgtgtagccctggctgtcctggaactcactttgtagaccaggctggcctccaactcagaaatccgcctgcctctgtctcccgagtgctgggattaaaggcgtgcgccaccacgctcagcttttttttttttaaagttacatttacttatttgtgtgtgtgcatgtatgtgctcatGCCTAGACtcatgccatggtgtgcatgtggatgtTAGAGGACAGTTAGCAGGAATTCTCAGGAGTTCTCTTTGTCCGCTGTGTGGGCTGTTTGAAtcagactcaggttgtcaggtggcAAGCAtcattacctgctgagctgtcatTTGGACCCCTGATGTGGTTTTTACAGGCTGGAAAGATAAAGAGGAGAGGGGCACAGATATGGTAATTACAGTATGAAAATTGGTTAATACTGGCCCCATTTTTACCTTGTAAACCAGAGGGAAGAAGGGCCTATTTTGTGACCTACCTTTGTTCTCTCTGAAAGGAAGCTTTGATGTCTTTGTTTTGCAAAGTACCCTCTATCTATCCTGGTGTTCCTTGCTACTCAGTAGAATCTCTAGGTCTAGAGGATTCCCTGTCTTCCTGTTCTGTCCTCTAGTCAATCTTTTGTTGTCCCAAGATTATATTATTATGCTGCCCACCTCATTTAAGATAATCCTGGTTTATTTCTGGAGTTTCAGTgtggtttaaaattttttttattgtttatttgttttgttagattttattttatgtgtatgggtgtttcgtgtgcatgtttgtgagtgCATTATGTGTGTGCCCAGAGGGCATTGTGAgatctctgggactggagttagattGTGAGCCCCATTTTGGTGCTTGAAACTGAACCTAGatctctggaagaccagcaagtttctaactgccgagccatctcttcagtcccctgTGGTGGTTTTTGATGGTTCAGCTCTTGTCTCTGGGAAGCTTGCTTTCACTGGTGTTGCATATCTGGAACAAAAGCCCAGATATACCAACTGTACTTGTGCCAGATTTGTCATGGTATTGTGTAGGGCCTCCAGCACATTGCCCAGGTTTTCATATCGTCCTCGTTGGCTTTTCAAAGGGAGGATCCTGACTGGTGGTACCTTGGTATCTTTACTACCTAGGTGTAGAAGGGACTCAGTTAACAAATGGAGTCAGATTTGCGGTATTATTTGATACTTTCCTAAGAATGTCTATTTCACAGGATTGTGTgggtttagattttatttttcaattagaaATAGGTTTGTAttgcttcctttttaaagattagaGGTTAGTGTTGGTGTAGAGTTTTGCTCTATACAGCTtagaaaggggtgtgtgtgtgtgtgtgtgtatgtatgtatgacatgTGGCTTGTGGTTGGTATGTAGGGATAAGTGTACAACTTTCAGTAGTCAGTCAGTTCTCCTACCATGTGGATCTTGGTCCTTCTACACAATTTTTGAGTTgcaaattattgttattttttcttttttctgtttgaaacagtttatctgtgtagtcctggagctTTTGTCTGTAGGcccggctgacctggaactcagggatccacctgttcCTGTCTCTGTGCTGTACTCCCACCtccatgctttttattttttttattttttggatttactttagtattttatgtttgtgagtgtatTGGTTGCATGTATATAGATACATCAGGGGAGTGACTGGTGCCAAGGatgtcagaagaggacactggatagATAGATGCCCTGGGATGGAGTTTAACATAGGTGTGAACTACATTTGGATTCTGGAATAGAATCCAAGTCCTTTGCAAGacctcttgaccactgagcccctccctctccagcccctgtaagtcttctttatttcatcttaaCATCACAGCAGGAAATTTCAAAGATATTAGTTAAGTAATTTGCCCTAAGTCACTATGCTTTAGGTGAAAATGATTGGGCTTTTGAAGGGCCTGGAAAATTATTGTTTTGCTGCTCAGGAAAAAATTTTAGCCTATCTGTAAGTGGGTAGAAGGGGCAAAGGCCATTACAGTTTTGTACTTACGACTCtcatttcctatttatttatttatttatttatttatttatagtttttgaaATAGTCTTGCTGTGTAACCCTGGGTGGTTTGGAACTTGGTGTGTTATAACAGGCTGACTTTCAAATTGTGATTGACTGATCTAGCTCAGGTTCCCAGGTGCTAGAattgtaggcatgtaccaccatagccaactctcctgccattcatttcttatttattttaataataataatttgtgtgtgcatatgagagcaggtattctttttttttttttttttttttttttttttcagttttttttcgagacagggtttctctgtatagccctggctgtcctggaactcactctggagaccaggctggcctcgaactcagaaattcgcttgcctctgcctcccgagtgctgggattaaaggcgtgcgccaccactgcccagccctgtgccacttttttgttgttttgttttgtttttccaggcaaggctttttttttttttttttaagctctgcctgtgcttgcctctgtttcctgagttctgtgattaaaGGCAGCTGTGCTGTGCCACTTATTAATGTTGTGCCAGGAAGTGTTCATGAACCAccaagaccaccaaggagccgtTTCTGATGTAAtagcattagggtctctttattttattgtaaGCTCAGTCTTGGGCTCTCCTCCAACCCAACCCTGATACAGCAGGAGGCGAAGGGAAGGCAGATCAGCCTCGAACCTCAGCAGGACAAGTTTTTATAGGAAAATAAAAGCCAGGGAGAGGGTGTCCagtctggcaagcatctaatagAATGAATGACTATAAGCCAGCAGGTAAGTGCTCTGAAGCAAGACTGTATACAATCACAAatggtctgaaagtacatctgaaacaatcagactaatctttgattaactgttgTTAGGAAGTAGCTAGGCAGTAACTCTGGCCAAGGACAAGCTGTGGGGTACATGGTATATGGGTACATGGCATATGGGTGCATGGTTGCACCATGGTTCTGCTGCAGGTCAGGTTTTcgggctttttttctttaagatggaggccagtcccaagatggagtaggtttggcctatAATTAACATAtatcttacataaaacaaacaataataatattcatatttattattattattagacctTCCAGTTCTCTTGCATTcatttctcaagtgctaggattagaggtgtaTATACCACCATATCCAGTTTATGTGGTCCTAGGGATTGAGCCCCAGGCTTCCTGTATGCTGTGTAAACACTCTACTACCAATTGGCGCTATCTCCCCAGCATTCTAATACTTCTTTATTGAAGAAATGACTGAGATTAGCCCTGTGACAGTAACAAGCTGGAATCCTATCCTTTATCCCATGAAGTTTAGGGACCTACCTGtgagcaggagaaaaaaaaggacaaaagattttgtttttgaaaacctgtggctgggcggtggtggcgcacgcctttaatcccagcacttgggagacagaggcaggcagatttctgagtttgaggacagcctggtctacaaagtgagttccaggacagccagggctacacagagaaaccctgtctcgaaaaaccaaaaaaaaaaaaaaaaaaaaaaagaaaagaaaaaaaaaataaaacctgtggGATaatcttggaagaaaaaaaaaatcaacctcaaATTTGATGAAATATCCATGTCTAACAGCTGATAAAACTACTGAGGAGAGAGGAATGTCTTCAGTTATGTCAGGACTGCCAATGGCAGAAGTAAGGACAGAAACCTCAAGACTAACaactgttttcttcttctctagGGAAAGACAGGAGAGGACTGTAGATGACAAGAGGTTGAAATTACACTAACAGAGTGTAGGGCTTATTTGCATCTGTGTCTGGTTAACAAAAGACATGACTAAATACCAGACATTAGAGTACTGAGTgctaaggatgtagctcagtaatcGAGCTTTAGAGCCCCTGGGTTCAGACTCTAGCCTTATCATTCCAAATAAAAAGAATTTGGAATAATGTCTATATTTGttagaaaaaaagtttaaaaaaattctctgaTAGAGTTGTTATAAGCGAcacaagaatttttatttttttattttttttaaagatttatttattatatgtaagtacactgtagctgtcttcagacaccccagaagaggacatcagatctcattataggtggttgtgagccaccatgtggttgctgggatttgaaccccggaccttcggaagagcagtcagtgctcttaacctctgaaccatctctccagcctagaatttttattttttaaacttttgtacAAACATTTACTAACAATGATTTGTGGTTTGGGATTTATTTTACACTCTTGACAGGAGAGAGGATGAGTGTGTGGTTAGATAAGAACTGGCTTAGTGGATGATAGTGTGAGTATGTGGTTCTGCCCGAGCTATTTTATGTTTTCAGAATTCTCAGAACAAAAACTGTAACACTTGAAGGAAAGATCTAGGTATATTACTAGGGATGGCATCAGGAAAAATTTCCTTATGGATTGATTTGGAGCAGAAATAGAAGGGGTTTTGGGTGTCAGCTCAATACAGGATAAGAATACATATTCTGGAGGTCATATCATAGGAGCAGAAAAGTCTAGTATAATTAGAATAGAAAATGAAACTGGGCAGATGTATGGGATGTTGGAGAGGATTTTCATCCGGAGGCAATGAAAGGTTAGGTTCTAGAAATGTCCTAAGGGAGTTAGGTGATATGTGTATCATACATGTATGTGCTTTGGAAAGCCTATTCTTTAGAGGGTTATGGACGGAGGTGATGggatgaatgttttgttttttggttgtttgagacagggtcttggttatgtaaccctggctattctggaacttgatatctagaccaggctggccttgaactcaaacagatatcttcctgtttctgtctccttagtgctgggatacAGTGTTTAGTGCTGCCATGCTGGGTGGGAAGAGTATAATAATAGCTCATAGTTACTGTGTTTGTTTaggttagacatttttttttctgctttgtgtgtctAATATGTTTGAACATCTCATCTCTTTGAAACTTGATGTGGCTGTGTGATTTGCTTTGGTTATTGAAAAGTGGcacattgggggctggagagatagtttagctgttaagaacactggctgctcttccagaggacctaagttcaattcctagcttcCACAAACTCACAAATGTCTGttaactccagtctcagaggatctgatgtcctctgctggcctccatgggcattgcatgaatgtggtacacaaacacgcaggcaaaatacccacacacataaaattaaataataaaaaggggAAAGTAGTATatcctttatatgtgtgtgtgtatatttatgtttttttgagTGCATGTGGTTGCCTGTGTGGAACCCATTGTAGGAGAGAGCTCTCTTCCTTTGACCATGTGCAGCCTGGGTTTGAGCTTAGGTCAGCAGACTTGGTGGGGAGCATCTTTGCCTTGCCAGCCCAGCATAGCACTTCAAAatataagttttattttattttctttttaatatttgatcAGATCAGGCAAATCAcagtcttctctgtgtgtgttttgtatgtatttgtgtatgaatGGATAACAGGTTGACATCAGTTGTCTTTCTTGATTATTCATTACATTAATTGGAAAC from Mus musculus strain C57BL/6J chromosome 5, GRCm38.p6 C57BL/6J carries:
- the Gm52782 gene encoding cuticle collagen 1-like, with protein sequence MTAQQAESCIPGEGARPVRRGHSPGRVRGSSLPRLHLRGPARAGDRGAALTNGRRPKCQRRTLPHTKSAPRSTRPPLPPCHPAPRPAPHKDLLGPPGAAGTKAAARRPGTGAAPASGPNMAARPPPR